GCGCTTAGGATCTATAATTATGAGTGCAATACAACTGAAACAGTTGGCAGAATTAATAATGGAGAAGGATCAGGCGACCGCCTATCTCCTTCAATACCATGGACTCCATAATCCACAAAGCTTAGAGGGTAAAGAATCTATACTGCCCTACATCAAAAAGGTGGGTTGTATCCAGTTTGATCCATTGAATGTCTGCGGGATGAATCCCGACCTTGTCCTGCAATCCAGAATCTCCGATTACAAACAATCCTGGCTGCAGGAACTGCTCTACCAGGACAGGGTTCTGTGCGATGGCTGGGATAAGATGATGTCCATTTTTCCCAGCGATGACTGGCCATTCTTTACCCGCCTGAGACTTGAGATGACTTCATCCTATCTGACCCGCTATGATGAAGTGAAGAATCACCTGCCCCGCTTCCTCCGGGAAGTTCGTGACAATGGTCCTCTCTCCTCCCTGGAGTTCGCTGACAAAGGGAAAGTCAACTGGGCCTGGGGATCATCCCGGCTGGCAAAGGCGGCTTTGGAAGGGCTTTTCTTTTCAGGAGTGTTGAGTATTCATCACAGAAAGAATTCCAACAGAGTCTATGATCTCACTGAGCGTCTCCTGCCTTCAGAATTGATCAGTAGAGGCGATCCTTACAAAGATCTGGAAAGCTATAGAAAAAACCATATCCTGAGACGGATCAAATCGGCTGGTATCGCCGGATTCAGTAACCGGGATTTCTGGTTCGGTATAGCCGAAACAAATATGAAAGAGATTCGTTCCACCATGACAGCCCTGATGGACGAAGGGATCATTACAAAAATCATCCTGGAGGGGTCAAAACGTGACTGGTATGCACCGACTGAAGATCTGCAGAATTTCCTCACAAATCCAGAACCGATCAAGACAGAATCTCCAGCGGTCCTTCTGGCCGCTCTTGATAACATCATGTGGAATCGGGAGCTGCTGGAAGAATTGTTCTTCTTTAATTACAGATGGGAAGTCTATACGCCGGCGGTCAAAAGGCAGTACGGATATTATGTGCTGCCCATCCTCTACCAGGGAAAGATAATCGGGCGCTGTGAACCGGCGATAGACAGGAAGTCCAAAACCCTAGTTCTGAAGGGAATATGGTTTGAAAAAGACACGATTGTAAATGAAGAAATGATTGAAGCCCTGAGAAAAATGCTCTCCCGGTTCTGTCAGTTTATGGGTGTTCCCAAGATGGTGACAGCTCCGGGGATGAGCAGAGACTACCGGAGCCGATTCACAGGGATCACTGCCTCAGAATAATAATGTCAGCGGCGAAGGCAGGTTGATCCGCAAGAGTCCCTTTCGTGATTCCTGATGCATAGACGAGCCAGGAGGCACCCTTCCACTGGATGATGGTTTCTTTCTCCGCCGGAACGGTCCAGATTGTCTCTCCCGACTTCAGAACGAGAGAATCGACAGCTGTACCCGGTTCAATGGATAAACCTTCGGGACCCATGCCGTTGCGGATTCCATCGCCTATCCAGGCAAGCAGATCTGGGTCATTGAGGGCCAAAGTCGCCACAGGGCCGTCGGGCCGTTTGTGGTTTGAATAGTTAAAGGATTCAGTATTTTTCAGAATTGAAAGACTTTTTTCAGATTCCAGTTTAAAGGCAATATCAATATTTTTTCCTGTCAGAATCAGCTTCTTATTTTTTACCTCAATCGATTCAACAGTGCCGGACATGATCCCGGGATTAATGGAGATCGTCCGTTCCTGTGGTTGCAATTCATTCTGCCCTGTGCTTTGGCAAGAAACTAACGGAAGAAAACAAAGGAAAATTAAAACTGCATTTTTCAAATTACTTGCTCCTCTGGAAGGGAATCATGTTGCGGGGAGCATCATATTCTCTGATGATTTCACGGTTGGGATCTTCCAAGGTTCTGGAAACGCCAGCATGGTGATCATTGTAATATACATATAGATTTCCCCAGTCGTTGTGATCATTGAATTTATCGTCATCAATGATATCAACAACTGCTGAACCAGAATCATAATTTACATAGGATGGATTAATGTTTACCTGAACAGTTTCTGTATCCGATCCAGTTCCATTCCAATTCACACTGGTAGATCCACTCTGTTTTAAACCATCCGATTCAACCAGGCTGGCTTCATCCAGCTGCCCGCCTTCTCCATGGGAATAATCCATTTTGTAAGTACTTGAATAGGCACTGTCTTTTAAATCAACTTCATACAGACTACCGCCGTAATAGGCTATTTGTGCCGCAGAATATTGAGTATCTAATAGGCTTTTCCACGGATCAGCCCCTTCACTCTCATAGTATCGTTCATAATAATACCGATCACCCTCTGATGCTCCGATCCTGGGGAGCCCCGACATCTGGTATAAATAATTCATTATACTGTAATAGTTTGGCTTATAATTAAGATTTTCATTTCCTCCATGTTTCAAACCCAGATTGTGGCCGAACTCATGCATGATGGTAGAAGCCTGTTTATTGACAACATAATTCTCAAAATTATCATAGGTCAAACTCAAAACAGTACTGGATCCAAAACCAAATCCCCAGTTTGCAAGAGTAATAAGAAAATCACGCCCTCCAAGATAAGCGATACCGGAAGAACCGCTTCCACCATCAGCCTCCTGTGACGACCCGAAAACCATAAAATAAAAGATCTGATAACGATCAGAGGGAAGATACTGGGGCTTAAGGGTATTAACAAAAGTAAAGGAAGAATCTGTACCGGAATAATTATACAGAGCTATTGATTTATTGTAAGAAACACTGTGATCCTTACCGCTTAGATTATATGTGCTGGTCCCGCGGTCTGTTATTTCATTGTAACCTTCGTATAGTCTGCTTTTACCGACATCAAAATGGAGGGCTATGCCCTGAGCAGCAAATGCAGCGACAACTCTATCCAGGGCTTTCTTCTGCAGGAGCATCCCTCCATCAGGATAGGTCGGGTAATCAGGATCAGCTCCCGCCACCATGGGGGCTACATGCACAAACAAATCTGGTATTCCCGGTCTGGCGCCCCAGTCATAGAGAGGCATATCGTAAAAACTGGTACCATCCGCTTCTGCAACATCCGGTATTCCATCTGAATCGGCATCAGTATAATTAGTACCGTCCCAAGTATAGTTATCGTAACTTGATGTTTCTTTACAGGAAAAAAATGCAAACAGTAAAATT
This Oceanispirochaeta sp. DNA region includes the following protein-coding sequences:
- a CDS encoding crosslink repair DNA glycosylase YcaQ family protein is translated as MSAIQLKQLAELIMEKDQATAYLLQYHGLHNPQSLEGKESILPYIKKVGCIQFDPLNVCGMNPDLVLQSRISDYKQSWLQELLYQDRVLCDGWDKMMSIFPSDDWPFFTRLRLEMTSSYLTRYDEVKNHLPRFLREVRDNGPLSSLEFADKGKVNWAWGSSRLAKAALEGLFFSGVLSIHHRKNSNRVYDLTERLLPSELISRGDPYKDLESYRKNHILRRIKSAGIAGFSNRDFWFGIAETNMKEIRSTMTALMDEGIITKIILEGSKRDWYAPTEDLQNFLTNPEPIKTESPAVLLAALDNIMWNRELLEELFFFNYRWEVYTPAVKRQYGYYVLPILYQGKIIGRCEPAIDRKSKTLVLKGIWFEKDTIVNEEMIEALRKMLSRFCQFMGVPKMVTAPGMSRDYRSRFTGITASE
- a CDS encoding zinc-dependent metalloprotease family protein, which translates into the protein MKKYFVFIATAILLFAFFSCKETSSYDNYTWDGTNYTDADSDGIPDVAEADGTSFYDMPLYDWGARPGIPDLFVHVAPMVAGADPDYPTYPDGGMLLQKKALDRVVAAFAAQGIALHFDVGKSRLYEGYNEITDRGTSTYNLSGKDHSVSYNKSIALYNYSGTDSSFTFVNTLKPQYLPSDRYQIFYFMVFGSSQEADGGSGSSGIAYLGGRDFLITLANWGFGFGSSTVLSLTYDNFENYVVNKQASTIMHEFGHNLGLKHGGNENLNYKPNYYSIMNYLYQMSGLPRIGASEGDRYYYERYYESEGADPWKSLLDTQYSAAQIAYYGGSLYEVDLKDSAYSSTYKMDYSHGEGGQLDEASLVESDGLKQSGSTSVNWNGTGSDTETVQVNINPSYVNYDSGSAVVDIIDDDKFNDHNDWGNLYVYYNDHHAGVSRTLEDPNREIIREYDAPRNMIPFQRSK